The genome window AAGTATCCTAATCTTGAAAGAACGGTTATTGCATTTCTGAAACCTATCCATCTTCTGACTCCGAGAAATTTTTGAGCCAACGCTTGTACTGGATCACCGATCCAATCGCGGTAATATTGCTCATCTTTGTGAGATAGACTCAACAATTCAATATGACTGAGAGGCCTACCACCTTCCATATTTAAACTAATGACGGAAGATATCGGTAGAAGATATCGGACAGGGGAAGAAAAATTCTTCGAATTAGTCAAGTCAAACGCGCCAAAAGTTGGCGCGTTCAAAATGCTTTCATCGACTGACTTCAGAAACTGTTCGCAAAATTTGCACTGCAAACTTTGCAGCCTTTCGGTAGAAAATAAACCAGTTGCGCGTCAACACACCGTGTTCTACGTGGTGCAACTTGCAACTCATTACAACGGTCAGCGATAACTTTGGTGTCTCTTCACTATTGTAAATATATTATTATTGATTCAATTCTAAGTATATTATAGACATGTTTACAAGCAAACTACCCACATCAACTAGTGTTCGTCGGCCAACAATTAACGCCGATGGATCCACAAGTTTCATCGGCCTCAATCGAGCCTCCAATATTCCGGTGTCAGTCCGTAAGGCCAACCTATTTACCCCTCAAACGAATCGAAGGCCTTTTATGAGTGGGGCAAGCACTGCTGGTAAATCTTATACATCGACAACGGATAGAAATCAACCAAGATCTCTAAAGCCAAATCCCGATCGTGATGAACAAATGAAAATGTTTGACCATCTTGTAAACTTTCTTAGATCCAATGCGGACCACATACCTCCACCTGAACCAAAGAAATTTTTCGCCTCAGTTAGCACTTCAGAATCAAGTAGAATCTTTGAGTTTTTAATATTACGTTGTCAGCCAGACTTCAAATTTGTCAAGTTGGAGACTAGTGTACCGGAAGCGCTTGCCCTACTAGAATATCCTTATATTCGATCCGTAACTAGATCAGCACTGTTATCCGTCACAACTCGTAACGCGGCAGTTGGGCTTTTAGTTATATTTGATTGGTTAATAGTTCAGGCTGAAACTCCCGACGAGGACGAGTTTGCTGATCTAGAAGACCCAGACGATCCAGACGACCCTGATCAGGTTATTAACGAATTGTATAAGAATGTTAACTTATATCGGGAGGGTTCAAGAGAAGCTAGTAAAGAAAGTTTTCATAAGTTATATCCAATCATCGAACTTCaatctatacaagatgaattgcTTCAGGTGAGCGAGGAAACCGTTAGATTGAAGCAGTCTTTGGAGAACATTGACGATTTAGAACATGATCTCGCATGTCGACAGGAAGATCTCGTTAAGTGGAAAGATTATCATGTTAAGATGAAAGATTATATGGAAAGCAAGCGTACTGCAGAAAAAGAAGCAAATCAATACAATGCAAAGTTGGCAAGTCAAAATGAAGAACTAGCAGCAAGAGTAGAAAAACTGGATTTGGAAGTGAAAACTCATAGATTCAGTATCGAAGACATTGAGATAGATAAGGCAGCTATCGCAAGGCTAGAATCTAAACAATCTCTCCTATTGACAGAGTTGAAAGATGCTTATTCAGATTCTGATCAGCTTGAAAATGATCATCGAAAGTGTTTGAATGAGCTTAAGACGAAAACTATACAAAAACTACAAGgaattcttcaaaataaagaaaaCGAGCTGCGAAAACTCGAGTCTGAAAAGGATTTTAACATATCTAAATTCTCCGAACGGCGCGCCAAAGAGGAACAGATGAGATTGGATGAGAGGCAAGTACTTAATGTAGAAATCTCAAACATTCGCGGAGCTATAGCTCTCaaacaaaaagaatttgaaaatgTCTCGGCAGAGATCAATGAAATGTCTGCCTTACAGCAGCAGTATCGTCAAACATTACAGAAAAACATACTCATGGAGTCCTCAAGTATTCTCGATGATACAAGGAAGTGCAAGACAGAATTGTTAGCGGCTCTAGCGACCAGAGAAAAGGATAACGAGGTTGTCAAGAGGTTTCTTAAGCGGTTTAGGCGTTTAGCAGCAAATCATTAAAAACAACTTGTTGTTTAATTGATTGTATACGTTCGATCGGCTCGCGAACTTCGATCGGCCGGCAAACTTCGATCAGTTGGCAAACTTCGATCAGTTGGCAAACTTCGATCGGTTGGCAAACTTCGATCGGTTGGCAAATTCTGATCAGAAAGTATATTTTCTCTTATAGCAACAGCACTGTACTTTGAATTTCCCATAAGATCATTAATACGTTCATCAAGCTTTTGCAGCTCTTCAGCAGCCTCATGATTTGACTTAATTGATCTTTGGTGATTCTCAAGGAAAGTTTCACGTTTCTGTTCCAATCTTTTGATATAGTCCTCATACTGTTCGTTGGATTTGTTTCGATCTTCTTTAAGCTTGACCAAAGCCTTTTCTATGTTGACTAAACTTTCATTGAGTGCGTTGATTTCACCAGCCATTTGTTGAGAATCTTTTTGGCGACGTGACTTTGCTTCTCGCAAATCTGCTTCGGCTTGTTCCTCTGATATCTTTGCCTGCATTTGAGTTTTGCATGCCAATGATTCGAGGTTTTCAATCCTCATCTTCAGTGAGTTTTCTTCTGCTAGGTTATTGTTGAATTTTTCGATCAGCCTCTTCCTCTCGTTTTCAAGAGCGGTTTTCCTCTCAACAGTTCTTGAAATGAAATCTCTAGTTTGTTGTATCTCTTTGGGCCAAAAATCTTCATCTAAATTATCTCGACCTTGAAATTCTACCATTTTAGCAATCGTTGAGTTT of Cryptomeria japonica unplaced genomic scaffold, Sugi_1.0 HiC_scaffold_1542, whole genome shotgun sequence contains these proteins:
- the LOC131873351 gene encoding probable kinetochore protein ndc80 translates to MFTSKLPTSTSVRRPTINADGSTSFIGLNRASNIPVSVRKANLFTPQTNRRPFMSGASTAGKSYTSTTDRNQPRSLKPNPDRDEQMKMFDHLVNFLRSNADHIPPPEPKKFFASVSTSESSRIFEFLILRCQPDFKFVKLETSVPEALALLEYPYIRSVTRSALLSVTTRNAAVGLLVIFDWLIVQAETPDEDEFADLEDPDDPDDPDQVINELYKNVNLYREGSREASKESFHKLYPIIELQSIQDELLQVSEETVRLKQSLENIDDLEHDLACRQEDLVKWKDYHVKMKDYMESKRTAEKEANQYNAKLASQNEELAARVEKLDLEVKTHRFSIEDIEIDKAAIARLESKQSLLLTELKDAYSDSDQLENDHRKCLNELKTKTIQKLQGILQNKENELRKLESEKDFNISKFSERRAKEEQMRLDERQVLNVEISNIRGAIALKQKEFENVSAEINEMSALQQQYRQTLQKNILMESSSILDDTRKCKTELLAALATREKDNEVVKRFLKRFRRLAANH